One Trichoderma atroviride chromosome 7, complete sequence DNA segment encodes these proteins:
- a CDS encoding uncharacterized protein (TransMembrane:7 (i78-99o111-129i138-159o165-183i195-215o221-240i252-273o)~BUSCO:EOG092D32P7) yields the protein MASTAKYQPAAQHEPDDDYTHAPPAYGSTAAEASSSAHDPGLSAQPRSSDDNIPDDFKFGGSVAEATVDIRNQFVRKVYSILTVQLIATAALGSVSFFSDAYKNWIQSHPGLVWASLFGAMIFMGLTYWKRKSYPTNLLFLSLFTLTEAYSISVIVSFYNTRIVLSATIITAGIFVFLTAFASQSKYDFTSWMPYLFGALWGLVIFGFMAMFFPYSSTGELIYGGLAALIFSGYILVDTQMIMRHHHVEEEIAAAISLYLDIINLFLAILRILNSQSNN from the exons ATGGCGTCCACCGCGAAATACCAGCCCGCCGCCCAGCACGAGCCCGACGACGACTACACCCACGCACCGCCCGCGTACGGCAGCACCGCAGCCgaggcgtcgtcgtcggcgcaCGATCCTGGCTTGTCTGCCCAGCCGCGCAGCAGCGATGACAACATCCCCGACGATTTCAAG TTTGGAGGCTCTGTCGCTGAAGCCACCGTCGATATTCGCAACCAATTTGTCCGCAAGGTCTACAGCATCCTCACCGTCCAACTCATCGCTACTGCGGCCCTCGGCTCcgtcagcttcttcagcgatGCATACAAGAACTGGATCCAAAGCCACCCGGGCCTTGTCTGGGCATCG CTCTTCGGCGCCATGATCTTCATGGGTCTCACCTACTGGAAGCGCAAATCCTACCCAACCaacctcctcttcctctccctcttcaccctcacCGAAGCCTACTCCATCTCCGTCATCGTCTCCTTCTACAACACCCGCATCGTCCTCAGCGCGACAATCATCACCGCcggcatcttcgtcttcctcacGGCCTTTGCCAGCCAGTCCAAGTACGACTTCACCTCATGGATGCCCTACCTCTTCGGCGCCCTCTGGGGGctcgtcatctttggcttcatggCAATGTTCTTCCCCTACAGCTCCACCGGCGAGCTCATCTACGGCGGGCTCGCGGCCCTCATCTTTAGCGGCTACATCCTCGTCGACACGCAGATGATTATGCGCCACCACCATgtcgaggaggagattgccgccgccatcagcctgtatctcgacatcatcaacctGTTCCTCGCTATTCTGCGTATTCTCAACAGCCAGTCTAACAACTAA
- a CDS encoding uncharacterized protein (TransMembrane:7 (o73-90i164-182o202-224i236-254o260-279i291-315o366-387i)): MGDSDSLATKAAGGKSAASFSTAPHGSRLANGSANGQRYMQTNGNNVVLVRRVRRKDEGIWKPLARWFVEHQVGLSLNLLSLLVLAHACIPRARIHTRKFFHLSYFNEATGKYATGQDDLCLIAAFIVLFTGLRAGTMDYVLAPFAKLNGITNRKDMTRFSEQAWLLIYYMIFWPTGVYLYVNCPAWLNMRELWTDWPNREMGGLLKGYMLAQWAFWLQQIVVINIEDRRKDHWQMFSHHLITTALISSCYCYHFTRVGLFILVIMDVVDLFLPVAKCLKYCGYKTLCDLTFVLFMVSWFVARHVFYLMVCWSIYADTLVVMPNGCFVGPNDALVGPTEAPAGFAYMIEPFLNATGRVCFNETIKWAFLTPLLLLQGITIFWFTMIIRVAIKVVRGDGAEDSRSDDEYEEDEDEEELIYEEIHPLEQEVGVEDLDLKSWERRNGLKKQASASGVSLPGHSDRKELLGRIGCEKQVE; this comes from the exons ATGGGCGACTCAGATAGCCTTGCgaccaaggctgctggcggGAAATCGGCCGCCAGCTTCTCTACAGCTCCCCACGGCTCGCGACTCGCCAACGGCTCTGCCAACGGGCAGCGGTATATGCAGACCAATGGCAACAATGTTGTTCTCGTCCGTCGGGTGAGGCGCAAGGACGAAGGCATCTGGAAGCCTCTTGCTCGCTGGTTCGTCGAGCACCAAGTTG GCCTGTCGCTCAAtctgctctctcttcttgtccttgcccACGCCTGCATCCCCAGAGCTAGAATACACACGCGAAAGttcttccacctctcttATTTCAATGAAGCGACTGGCAAGTATGCCACCGGACAGGACGACCTCTGCCTGATTGCGGCCTTCATTGTTCTCTTCACTGGCCTCCGAGCTGGCACCATGGACTATGTCCTGGCACCCTTTGCCAAGCTCAATGGCATCACCAACCGAAAAGACATGACTCGATTTAGCGAACAGGCCTGGCTGCTGATTTACTACATGATCTTTTGGCCTACCGGAGTG TATCTGTATGTTAATTGTCCCGCTTGGCTGAACATGAGAGAACTATGGACCGACTGGCCGAATCGCGAAATGGGCGGCCTCCTGAAGGGCTACATGCTTGCCCAGTGGGCATtttggctgcagcaaattGTTGTCATCAACATCGAGGATCGCCGCAAGGACCACTGGCAGATGTTTAGCCACCACCTCATCACCACGGCCCTGATTTCGTCTTGCTACTGCTACCACTTCACCCGCGTTGGACTGTTCATCCTGGTCATCATGGACGTGGTGGATCTGTTCCTTCCT GTTGCCAAATGCCTCAAGTACTGCGGCTACAAGACGCTATGCGACTTGACTTTTGTTCTCTTCATGGTATCATGGTTTGTAGCTCGACATGTCTTTTACCTCATGGTCTGTTGGTCCATCTACGCCGACACCCTTGTGGTCATGCCCAACGGATGCTTTGTTGGACCGAATGACGCTTTGGTTGGACCTACAGAGGCTCCTGCCGGCTTTGCTTACATGATTGAACCATTCCTCAACGCGACCGGGCGTGTTTGCTTCAACGAAACCATCAAATGGGCCTTCCTCACACCtctcctcctgctgcagGGCATTACGATTTTCTGGTTCACCATGATTATCCGGGTTGCCATCAAGGTTGTTCGCGGGGACGGTGCCGAAGATTCTCGAAGCGACGACGAGtacgaagaggacgaagacgaagaggagctCATCTACGAGGAAATCCACCCGCTTGAGCAGGAGGTGGGCGTGGAAGACTTGGACCTGAAGAGCTGGGAGCGACGCAACGGGCTTAAGAAGCAGGCTTCTGCTAGCGGAGTTAGCTTACCAGGACACAGCGATCGCAAGGAGCTTCTTGGCCGTATTGGCTGCGAGAAACAGGTGGAATAA
- a CDS encoding uncharacterized protein (EggNog:ENOG41) — protein MSIYTRACPGPLLGRSSRTAVRAALRRRAAAMSSAATATATSAAGFEESLLQGRAEWQQPARFLGTEGLSLRTGPMEPALFTGTISDHFASIVSLHGDRPAVIARSPTSSSSSVETSLTYHDLDRTSNRLASSLASLGVRKGDRVAVSLGNTAEFAALTYALFKLGAVLVPLNPSFNATQVESALGHLGAEVLIIGAVTDLAYRPGRGRSNRALLEKIVGDVQRRDGDVQSESVPSLRRVIVVDNRADHAGSIADDFKLEQYRALGDYRTLLEGGSERAVTPASPLHPLDTINIQFTSGTTSAPKAAQLSHTAILNNGAFIADRMGLDAADRIVVPPPLFHCFGSVLGYMATATTGAAILFPSPAFDPVATVRMAAEHRATGLYGVSTMLVSVFEALDHAPNQLPVPQHLRKGIVAGSSVPESLMRKIYRRLGLDDLVICYGMTETAPVSCMTRPSDPLKQRTSSVGTPMPHTTVKIVDPLDRSRVLPLGERGELATAGYLVMKGYYADAERTAAVRRAEPDGRTWMYSGDEAEMDAQGFVRITGRIKDLIIRGGENIHPLEVEDCLFQLPGVQEVSVAGVPDERLGEAVAAFVIPSEGWTTADANSTDNNDEAARRLTKENVRRWVRTNLSSHLVPKYVFWVKDYPKTASGKIQKFKLQDMAKEMLEEGL, from the exons ATGTCCATTTACACACGGGCCTGCCCCGGGCCTCTCCTCGGCCGGAGCTCCAGAACCGCCGTGCGAGCCgcgctgagaagaagagcggccGCCATGAGctcggcggcgacggcgactgCAACGAGCGCAGCCGGGTTTGAAGAGAGTCTGTTGCAGGGCCGGGCGGAGTGGCAGCAGCCGGCGAGGTTTCTGGGGACGGAGGGGCTGAGCTTGAGGACGGGACCGATGGAG CCCGCCCTCTTCACAGGCACAATCTCGGACCACTTCGCCTCCATCGTCTCGCTCCACGGCGACCGTCCCGCCGTCATCGCCCGCTCACCAacgtcctcgtcctcgtccgTCGAGACAAGCCTCACCTACCACGACCTCGACCGCACCTCCAAccgcctcgcctcgtcgCTCGCCTCGCTCGGCGTCCGCAAAGGCGACCGCGTGGCCGTCTCCCTCGGCAACACGGCCGAGTTCGCCGCCCTGACGTATGCGCTCTTCAAGCTCGGCGCCGTGCTGGTGCCCCTGAACCCGAGCTTCAACGCTACGCAGGTCGAGTCCGCGCTGGGCCACCTCGGCGCAGAggtcctcatcatcggcgccgtcACCGATCTCGCCTATCGCCCGGGCAGGGGCCGCAGCAACAGGgccctgctggagaagattgTCGGCGACGTCCAGCGCAGGGATGGCGACGTGCAGAGCGAGTCGGTGCCCTCGCTGAGACGCGTCATTGTGGTGGACAACCGCGCCGACCACGCCGGCAGCATCGCCGACGACTTCAAGCTGGAGCAGTACCGCGCGCTGGGCGACTACCGGACGCTGCTCGAGGGCGGCTCGGAGCGCGCCGTCACGCCAGCCTCGCCGCTGCACCCGTTGGACACGATCAACATCCAGTTCACGTCGGGCACGACGTCGGCCCCCAAGGCGGCGCAGCTCTCGCACACGGCCATCCTCAACAACGGCGCCTTCATCGCCGACCGCATGGGCCTGGACGCGGCCGACCGCATCGtcgtgccgccgccgctcttcCACTGCTTCGGCTCCGTGCTGGGCTAcatggccacggccacgacgGGCGCCGCCATCCTGTTCCCGTCGCCGGCCTTTGACCCCGTCGCCACGGTGCGCATGGCCGCCGAGCACCGCGCCACGGGGCTCTACGGCGTCAGCACCATGCTCGTCTCCGTCTTCGAGGCCCTGGACCACGCGCCCAACCAGCTGCCCGTGCCGCAGCACCTGCGCAAGGGCATCGTCGCCGGCAGCAGCGTGCCCGAGTCGCTGATGCGCAAGATCTACCGCCGCCTGGGCCTCGACGACCTGGTCATCTGCTACGGCATGACGGAGACGGCGCCCGTCAGCTGCATGACGAGGCCGTCGGACCCCCTGAAGCAGCGCACCTCGTCCGTCGGCACGCCCATGCCGCACACCACCGTCAAGATCGTCGACCCGCTGGACCGCAGCCGCGTCCTGCCGCTGGGCGAGCGCGGCGAACTCGCCACGGCCGGCTACCTCGTCATGAAGGGCTACTACGCCGACGCGGAGCGCACCGCCGCAGTCCGGCGCGCCGAGCCCGACGGCCGCACGTGGATGTACTCgggcgacgaggccgagatggacGCCCAGGGCTTCGTGCGCATCACCGGCCGCATCAAGGACCTCATCATCCGCGGCGGCGAGAACATCCACCCGCTCGAGGTCGAGGactgcctcttccagctgcccGGCGTGCAGGAGGTCAGCGTGGCCGGCGTGCCCGACGAGAGGCTCGGCGAGGCGGTCGCGGCATTCGTCATCCCCAGCGAAGGCTGGACGACGGCCGACGCAAACAGCACCGACAACAACGACGAAGCTGCCCGGAGATTAACAAAGGAGAATGTGCGGCGGTGGGTGCGCACAAACCTGTCGAGCCACCTTGTGCCCAAATACGTCTTTTGGGTCAAGGACTATCCCAAGACGGCGAGCGGCAAGATTCAAAAGTTCAAGCTGCAGGATATGGCCAAGGAGATGCTCGAGGAGGGGCTGTGA
- a CDS encoding uncharacterized protein (CAZy:GT32~SECRETED:SignalP(1-24)), giving the protein MLNPRRALIAAAFILAVFFLLSRSHTSTSSAPSSSERHDAQAEAAAAAAAEAAASQQRAVPPPPPQKPMIDMSGMSTYEKLDYAYSYDIESKFPAYIWQTWKHTPGEGDFEFREQEASWSIEHPGFIHEVITDSVAATLLQLLYGSIPEVLETYHALPLPVLKADFFRYLILYARGGIYSDIDTYAIRSALEWIPQQIPKETVGLVIGIEADPDRADWADWYSRRIQFCQWTIQAKPGHPVLRDIISRITNSTLTLKKAGKLSSFKGNDVVDLTGPAVWTDTIMDYFNDERFFDMEHSKGKIDYRNFTGMETSKRVGDVVVLPITSFSPGVGQMGAKDYDDPMAFVKHDFEGTWKPESERHIGEIQQELGDLQLVEDGQQI; this is encoded by the exons ATGCTGAATCCACGCCGCGCCCTCATTGCGGCGGCCTTCATCCTTGCcgtctttttcctcctctcccgATCACACACGTCAACCTCGAGCGCCCCCAGCTCATCCGAGCGCCACGATGCACAGGCAGAggcggccgcagcagcagccgcagaagcagccgccagccagcagcgagcggtcccgccgcctcctccgcaGAAGCCCATGATTGACATGTCGGGCATGTCAACGTACGAGAAGCTCGACTACGCGTACTCGTACGACATCGAGTCCAAGTTCCCCGCCTACATCTGGCAAACATGGAAGCACACACCGGGCGAGGGCGATTTCGAGTTCCGCGAGCAGGAGGCCTCGTGGTCAATTGAGCACCCTGGCTTCATCCACGAGGTCATCACCGACTCTGTGGCCGCCactctgctccagctgctgtaCGGGAGCATCCCCGAGGTGCTGGAGACGTACCACGCCCTGCCATTGCCCGTTCTCAAGGCCGACTTCTTCCGCTACTTGATTCTGTACGCGCGCGGCGGCATCTACTCTGACATTGACACCTACGCCATCAGGAGCGCTCTTGAGTGGATTCCCCAGCAGATTCCCAAGGAGACTGTTGGTTTGGTTATCGGCATCGAGGCGGACCCCGACCGCGCCGACTGGGCTGACTGGTACAGCCGTCGCATCCAATTCTGCCAATGGACAATCCAGGCCAAGCCCGGCCATCCCGTGCTGCGCGACATCATCAGCCGAATCACAAACTCGACGCTGACTCTGAAAAAGGCGggcaagctctccagcttcaaggGTAACGACGTTGTGGACTTGACCGGCCCGGCCGTGTGGACAGACACCATCATGGACTACTTCAACGACGAGCGCTTCTTTGACATGGAGCACAGCAAGGGAAAGATTGACTATCGCAACTTTACCGGCATGGAGACGAGCAAGCGAGTGGGAGACGTTGTGGTTCTGCCCATTACGAGCTTCTCGCCCGGTGTTGGCCAGATGGGCGCCAAGGATTACGATGATCCCATGGCCTTTGTAAAACACGATTTTGAGG GAACATGGAAACCCGAAAGCGAAAGACATATCGGCGAAATCCAACAGGAGCTTGGAGACCTGCAGCTGGTGGAAGACGGACAGCAAATATGA
- a CDS encoding uncharacterized protein (EggNog:ENOG41) produces MAAEATGSRVHKTLDEKVWGVHHNTARVACGILAGNCFHTPYFALDQYGVFGVDLGPEDLLIEKEYYFIIPGNLASFRDWIFPHEDLEDIWPHDPASRNDLHCSITGDWGVAVALVPETEEHWYISNGMTVSRPKSRDQVDADTPMPLPIPIHSRGNTIYLKPSLHKHFHAGSFTIVPKLTLTGMEYVMTVLSNYAEDPEEPWALFNGKPARPFYAGSKRQLFARFGWTVFVHSNSRIGFGPGDEQDQELNHPYT; encoded by the exons ATGGCTGCAGAAGCCACTGGGTCAAG AGTACACAAGACTTTGGACGAAAAAGTCTGGGGAGTGCATCATAACACGGCTCGCGTAGCCTGTGGTATTCTTGCCGGCAATTGTTTTCATACCCCCTATTTCGCCCTCGACCAGTATGGCGTTTTTGGTGTTGACTTGGGCCCAGAGGATCTTTTGATAGAGAAAGAATACTACTTTATCATTCCAGGAAACC TGGCCTCCTTTCGAGACTGGATATTTCCTCACGAAGATTTGGAAGATATATGGCCGCACGATCCCGCCTCCAGAAACGATCTTCACTGCAGCATCACTGGTGATTGGGGTGTCGCAGTAGCTCTTGTCCCGGAAACGGAGGAGCACTGGTATATCAGTAATGGAATGACTGTTAGTCGACCAAAGTCGCGAGACCAAGTTGACGCTGATACTCCAATGCCGCTCCCAATCCCAATACACTCTAGAGGCAACACTATTTACTTAAAGCCGAGCTTGCACAAGCATTTTCACGCCGGATCCTTTACCATCGTGCCCAAATTAACTTTGACGGGTATGGAATATGTCATGACTGTTCTCTCAAACTACGCTGAGGACCCCGAGGAACCATGGGCACTTTTCAACGGCAAACCTGCTCGGCCCTTCTACGCAGGCTCAAAACGGCAACTATTCGCGCGATTTGGCTGGACAGTTTTTGTACACTCAAACTCGCGGATTGGCTTTGGCCCCGGCGATGAAC AAGATCAGGAGTTGAACCATCCATACACCTAG